In the genome of Pediococcus claussenii ATCC BAA-344, one region contains:
- a CDS encoding DNA-directed RNA polymerase subunit beta, whose translation MAGHLVKYGKRRTRRSYARIKEVLDLPNLIEIQSDSYQWFLDEGLREMFNDIMPIDDFAGNLSLEFVDYQLLEPKYTVDEAREHEANYSAPLHVTLRLTNHETGEIKSQDVFFGDFPLMTEQGTFIINGAERVIVSQLVRSPGVYYNVENDKNGRKIWGTTVIPNRGAWLEYETDAKNISYVRIDRTRKIPMTELIRALGFGSDEEIIDILGGSDSLDFTLDKDVHKNPEDSRVAESLKDIYERLRPGEPKTADSSRSLLTARFFDPKRYDMAPVGRYKVNKKLSLKTRLLGMTLAETLADPDTGEIIAKNGDVISKDVMKKLSPFLDRNDFKTVTYQPSSEAVVTEPMLIQTIKIQDPSDPERELKMIGNGNIDLSLKHITPADIIASMNYFFLLQEGIGSTDDIDHLGNRRIRSVGELLQNQFRIGLSRMERVVRERMSIQDAETVTPQQLINIRPVVASTKEFFGSSQLSQFMDQTNPLGELSHKRRLSALGPGGLTRDRAGYEVRDVHYTHYGRMCPIETPEGPNIGLINNLASYGKINRYGFIETPYRRVSWDDHKVTDRIDYLTADEEDQFVIAQANSTLNDDGSFVDDVVMARHESDNIETSIDNVDYMDVSPKQVVAVATACIPFLENDDSNRALMGANMQRQAVPLVDPHAPLVGTGIEYKAAHDSGVALLCQHAGIVEYVDAREIRVRRDDGALDTYKLMKFRRSNGGKNYNQRPIIHVNDKVDADEVLADGPSMELGELALGQNPLIAFMTWQGYNFEDAIAINERLVRDDVYTSIHIEEYESEARDTKLGPEEMTREIPNVGEDALRNLDEDGIVRIGAEVEDGDILVGKVTPKGVTELSAEERLLHAIFGEKAREVRDTSLHVPHGGGGIIQDVKIFTRENGDELSPGVNMMVRVYIAQKRKIQVGDKMAGRHGNKGTVSVVIPEEDMPYMPDGTPVDIMLSPMGVPSRMNIGQVLELHLGMAARNLGIHVASPVFDGAQDKDIWDAVSEAGMDSDAKTVLYDGRTGEPFEQRVAVGVMHYMKLAHMVDDKIHARSIGPYSLVTQQPLGGKAQFGGQRFGEMEVWALEAYGAAYTLQEILTYKSDDVVGRVKTYEAIVKGEPIPRPGVPESFRVLVKELQALGLDMKVLGSDNQEVELRELDDEDDDIVNVDALAKFAERQKEANATDASSSKNANSVETESNQK comes from the coding sequence TTGGCAGGACATTTAGTTAAATATGGAAAACGTCGTACTCGCCGAAGCTATGCTCGAATCAAGGAAGTACTTGATCTTCCTAATTTGATTGAGATTCAATCGGACTCATATCAATGGTTCTTGGATGAAGGGCTTCGTGAGATGTTCAACGATATTATGCCAATTGATGATTTCGCAGGAAATCTATCATTGGAATTTGTTGATTATCAACTATTAGAACCAAAGTATACCGTTGATGAAGCTCGTGAACATGAGGCAAATTATTCGGCTCCACTGCACGTTACTTTACGATTAACCAACCACGAAACTGGCGAGATTAAGTCGCAAGACGTGTTCTTTGGTGATTTTCCATTAATGACAGAACAAGGAACGTTTATTATTAATGGGGCAGAACGTGTTATTGTTTCCCAGTTGGTTCGCTCACCTGGTGTTTACTATAACGTTGAAAACGACAAAAATGGTCGTAAAATTTGGGGAACTACTGTAATTCCTAACCGTGGAGCTTGGTTGGAATATGAAACAGATGCTAAAAATATTTCGTATGTTCGAATTGACCGTACACGTAAGATTCCAATGACAGAATTGATACGTGCACTTGGTTTTGGCTCTGATGAAGAAATTATTGATATTTTAGGTGGATCAGATAGTCTTGATTTCACTCTTGATAAAGATGTTCATAAGAATCCAGAAGATTCACGTGTTGCGGAATCTTTAAAAGATATTTACGAACGTTTGCGTCCTGGTGAACCTAAGACTGCAGATAGTTCACGTAGCCTTTTAACAGCACGTTTCTTCGATCCTAAGCGTTATGATATGGCACCTGTGGGTCGTTATAAGGTTAACAAGAAGTTGAGTTTAAAGACTCGTTTGCTTGGAATGACATTGGCTGAAACTTTAGCTGACCCTGATACTGGTGAGATTATTGCTAAAAATGGTGATGTAATTTCAAAAGATGTTATGAAGAAGTTAAGTCCATTCTTAGATCGTAACGACTTTAAGACTGTGACTTATCAGCCTTCAAGTGAAGCGGTTGTCACTGAACCAATGTTGATTCAAACTATTAAAATTCAAGATCCTAGTGATCCTGAGCGTGAATTGAAGATGATTGGCAATGGCAACATTGATTTAAGTCTTAAGCACATCACACCAGCGGATATTATTGCGTCAATGAATTACTTCTTCTTGTTGCAAGAAGGTATTGGTAGTACAGATGATATTGATCATTTGGGTAACCGTCGTATTCGCTCTGTTGGTGAACTTCTTCAAAATCAATTTAGAATTGGTTTGTCAAGAATGGAACGTGTTGTTCGTGAAAGAATGTCAATTCAGGATGCTGAAACTGTTACACCACAACAATTGATTAATATCCGTCCTGTTGTGGCCTCAACTAAGGAATTCTTTGGTTCTTCACAATTATCACAATTCATGGATCAAACTAACCCACTTGGAGAACTTTCGCATAAGCGTCGTTTATCTGCGCTTGGACCTGGTGGTTTGACTCGTGACCGTGCTGGATATGAAGTTCGTGATGTTCACTATACGCATTATGGTCGTATGTGTCCGATTGAAACTCCTGAAGGACCTAATATTGGTTTGATTAATAACTTGGCCTCATATGGAAAAATCAATCGTTACGGCTTTATTGAAACACCATATCGTCGTGTTTCATGGGATGATCATAAGGTTACAGACCGAATTGACTACCTTACTGCTGATGAAGAAGATCAATTTGTTATTGCGCAAGCTAACTCTACTTTAAATGACGATGGCTCATTTGTTGACGATGTTGTTATGGCACGTCATGAAAGTGATAACATCGAAACCAGTATTGACAATGTCGATTACATGGATGTTTCGCCTAAGCAAGTTGTTGCGGTTGCTACGGCATGCATTCCTTTCTTGGAAAACGATGATTCAAACCGTGCTTTGATGGGTGCTAACATGCAACGTCAGGCTGTTCCATTAGTAGATCCACATGCCCCACTTGTTGGAACTGGTATTGAATATAAAGCTGCACATGATTCTGGTGTTGCTCTTCTTTGCCAACACGCAGGAATTGTTGAATATGTTGATGCTCGTGAGATCCGTGTTCGTCGTGATGATGGCGCACTTGATACTTACAAGTTAATGAAGTTCCGTCGTTCTAATGGTGGTAAAAACTACAACCAACGCCCAATTATTCATGTTAATGATAAGGTTGATGCTGACGAAGTATTAGCTGATGGACCTTCCATGGAATTGGGTGAGTTAGCTCTTGGGCAAAACCCACTGATCGCATTTATGACATGGCAAGGTTATAACTTTGAAGATGCGATTGCGATTAACGAACGATTAGTTCGCGATGACGTATATACTTCAATTCATATTGAAGAGTACGAATCAGAAGCGCGTGATACAAAGCTTGGACCTGAAGAAATGACCCGTGAGATTCCTAACGTTGGTGAAGATGCTCTTCGTAATCTTGATGAAGATGGAATTGTCCGTATTGGTGCTGAAGTTGAAGACGGTGACATTTTGGTTGGTAAGGTTACGCCTAAGGGAGTTACTGAATTATCGGCTGAGGAACGTTTACTACATGCAATTTTTGGGGAAAAAGCCCGAGAAGTTCGTGATACTTCGCTCCATGTACCACATGGTGGTGGCGGTATTATCCAAGATGTTAAGATTTTCACTCGTGAAAATGGTGATGAATTATCACCTGGCGTAAATATGATGGTCCGTGTTTACATTGCTCAGAAACGTAAGATTCAAGTTGGTGATAAGATGGCCGGACGTCATGGTAATAAGGGTACCGTTTCAGTTGTTATTCCTGAAGAAGATATGCCATACATGCCAGATGGTACACCAGTTGATATTATGTTGAGTCCAATGGGTGTACCTTCCCGTATGAATATCGGACAAGTTCTTGAATTACATTTAGGAATGGCTGCTCGTAACTTAGGTATTCATGTGGCAAGCCCCGTTTTTGATGGCGCTCAAGATAAAGATATTTGGGATGCTGTTAGTGAAGCTGGTATGGATTCAGATGCCAAAACCGTTTTATATGATGGTAGAACTGGTGAACCATTTGAACAACGTGTTGCTGTTGGTGTTATGCACTATATGAAACTTGCTCACATGGTTGATGATAAGATCCATGCCCGCTCAATCGGACCATACTCACTCGTTACACAACAACCACTTGGTGGTAAAGCACAATTTGGTGGACAACGTTTTGGTGAAATGGAAGTTTGGGCGCTTGAAGCTTATGGAGCTGCTTATACATTACAAGAAATTCTCACTTATAAATCAGATGACGTTGTTGGTCGTGTAAAGACGTATGAAGCAATCGTCAAGGGTGAACCAATTCCTCGTCCTGGTGTTCCTGAATCATTCCGGGTTCTTGTTAAAGAGTTACAAGCACTTGGATTAGATATGAAGGTTCTAGGTAGTGATAATCAAGAAGTTGAATTACGTGAATTAGACGATGAAGATGACGACATTGTTAACGTTGATGCTTTAGCTAAGTTTGCTGAACGTCAAAAGGAAGCAAATGCCACGGATGCATCGAGTTCTAAGAACGCTAATTCAGTTGAGACTGAAAGTAATCAAAAATAA
- a CDS encoding prepilin peptidase: protein MIRFFSLIFILGASYGSFLGLVVFREQRSLSILHPRSYCDFCSFPLPLRALIPILGFFLMHGKCKHCQLQIPIYSVPLELSIGSLTTVFVAQTFDLLLFFVFFLLLFLSAEDLATKSLNSMPILIVQIVLLLIHPSFSSLLLLFLAILINFFDMVPRLITRQFGVGDILLILLFLQIGSWVFTVKIIFIACCFVILLYPFIKNKFPIPFVPFLSAGFIIILLIQKSV from the coding sequence ATGATTCGATTTTTCAGTTTAATATTTATCTTAGGGGCCTCTTATGGCTCTTTTCTGGGTCTGGTAGTATTTCGAGAACAAAGATCACTTTCTATTCTACATCCCCGATCCTATTGCGACTTCTGTAGTTTCCCTCTCCCTTTACGTGCACTGATTCCCATATTAGGTTTCTTTTTAATGCATGGAAAATGTAAACACTGTCAGTTACAAATTCCAATTTATTCGGTCCCTTTAGAACTGTCAATTGGTAGTTTGACCACAGTATTTGTTGCTCAAACCTTTGACTTACTATTATTTTTTGTTTTCTTCCTTCTGCTGTTCCTTTCTGCAGAGGATCTTGCAACTAAGTCGTTAAACTCGATGCCAATTTTAATAGTACAAATTGTTCTTTTGCTTATACATCCAAGCTTTTCTTCTTTATTATTACTTTTTTTAGCTATACTAATCAACTTCTTTGATATGGTCCCTAGATTAATAACGCGTCAATTTGGCGTGGGAGATATACTTCTTATCCTTTTATTCTTACAAATTGGTTCTTGGGTCTTTACAGTCAAAATCATTTTTATAGCATGTTGTTTTGTTATACTCCTCTACCCGTTCATCAAAAATAAGTTTCCTATTCCTTTTGTCCCTTTTTTAAGTGCAGGTTTTATTATTATTTTGCTCATACAAAAAAGCGTGTGA
- the rpsL gene encoding 30S ribosomal protein S12 gives MPTINQLVRKGRHSHSSKSKAPALNFGYNSMKKTTVNNPAPQKRGVATRVGTMTPKKPNSALRKYARVRLSNLIEVTAYIPGIGHNLQEHSVVLIRGGRVKDLPGVRYHVIRGALDTAGVTDRKQSRSKYGTKKPKK, from the coding sequence ATGCCTACAATTAACCAATTGGTTCGTAAAGGTCGTCATTCACACAGTTCCAAATCAAAGGCTCCTGCGTTGAATTTCGGTTACAACAGTATGAAAAAGACAACGGTTAACAACCCTGCACCTCAAAAGCGTGGAGTTGCTACTCGTGTTGGTACTATGACACCAAAGAAGCCTAACTCGGCTTTACGTAAATACGCGCGTGTGCGTTTATCTAACTTGATCGAAGTTACTGCTTATATCCCAGGTATTGGTCATAACCTTCAAGAACATAGTGTTGTCTTGATCCGTGGTGGTCGTGTTAAGGATTTACCTGGTGTGCGTTATCACGTTATCCGTGGTGCACTTGATACTGCCGGTGTTACAGATCGTAAACAAAGCCGTTCTAAATACGGTACAAAGAAACCTAAGAAGTAA
- the rpsG gene encoding 30S ribosomal protein S7: MPRKGPAPKREVLPDPMYNSKLVTRLINRLMLDGKRGTASKILYGAFDIIKSETGSEPTEVFEEAMNNIMPVLEVKARRVGGSNYQVPIEVRPDRRTTLGLRWLVNYSRLRGEHTMTERLAREIMDAANNTGASVKKREDTHKMADANRAFAHYRW, translated from the coding sequence ATGCCAAGAAAAGGTCCAGCGCCAAAACGTGAAGTTTTGCCAGATCCAATGTATAACTCAAAGCTTGTTACTCGTTTAATCAACCGTTTGATGTTAGATGGTAAGCGTGGAACAGCTTCAAAGATTTTGTATGGTGCTTTTGACATCATCAAATCAGAAACAGGTTCAGAACCAACTGAAGTGTTTGAAGAAGCAATGAACAACATCATGCCAGTCCTTGAAGTTAAGGCTCGTCGTGTTGGTGGTTCTAACTACCAAGTTCCAATTGAAGTACGTCCAGATCGTCGTACAACTCTTGGACTTCGTTGGTTAGTTAACTACTCACGTCTACGTGGTGAACACACAATGACAGAACGTCTTGCACGTGAAATCATGGATGCTGCCAACAATACTGGTGCATCTGTTAAGAAACGTGAAGATACACATAAGATGGCTGATGCTAACCGTGCTTTTGCACATTACCGTTGGTAA
- the rpoC gene encoding DNA-directed RNA polymerase subunit beta' yields the protein MIDVNKFESMQIGLASPDKIRIWSYGEVKKPETINYRTLKPEKDGLFDERIFGPTKDYECACGKYKRIRYKGIVCDRCGVEVTKSKVRRERMGHIELAAPVTHIWYFKGIPSRMGLVLDMSPRSLEEIIYFASYVVIDGGKTPLEKKQLLTEREYRDKLAEYGNEFVAKIGGEAIHALLATVDLEKEAADLKEELKEASGQKRTRAVRRLDIVEAFIKSGNKPEWMVMDAIPVIPPDLRPMVQLDGGRFATSDLNDLYRRVINRNNRLKRLLDLNAPGIIVQNEKRMLQEAVDALIDNGRRGRPVAGPGNRPLKSLSHMLKGKQGRFRQNLLGKRVDYSGRSVIDVGPSLKMNQMGLPVPMAMELFKPFIMKELVGRGLASNIKNAKRKIDRKDDDVYDVLEEVIKEHPVLLNRAPTLHRLGIQAFEPVLVSGKAMRLHPLACEAYNADFDGDQMAIHVPLSNEAQAEARLLMLAAHHILAPKDGKPVVTPSQDMVIGNYWLTMESAEVAGEGMIFNDLNEIRLALQNGYVEIHSRIGIRANSMAKKQFTDDQRNKILVTTVGKVLFNDILPEDFIYLNAPTNTNLVDKTPDEYFLDSGEDIHAYLQQKPLILPFKSGFLSDIIAEVYKKYKVTATSLLLDRMKDLGFYRSTLSGLTVGISDITNLPDKPAIIAEAHKQVATVTKQFRRGLITDDERYERVIGIWNDAKDDIQQRLMDSFDSQNPIFMMSDSGARGNISNFTQLAGMRGLMAAPNGKIMELPILSNFREGLSVLEMFISTHGARKGMTDTALKTANSGYLTRRLVDVAQDVIVREKDCGTDRGLLITAIAEGNEMIEPLYDRILGRYAMKSVLNPENGEVIVPANALIDEAAAAAIMEAGIQEVTIRSAFTCNTKHGVCEKCYGRNMATGDRVEVGEAVGTVAAQSIGEPGTQLTMRNFHTGGVAGSEDITQGLPRIQEIVESRNPKGRAEISEVTGTVESIEEDPAERTKDITIKGENDTRTYTLPIMARMRVAEGDYIHRGSALNEGSIDPKELLKVRDVLSTENYLLSEIQKVYRMQGVEISDKHVEIMIRQMLRKVRVMDPGDTDILPGTLMDIDDFKQGNYQTLINGGIPATSRPVILGITKAALETNSFLSAASFQETTRVLTDAAIRGKNDPLVGLKENVIIGKIIPAGTGMGDYRHIKPEVVGAAVDSQPQSLSDVEKELNTNETAK from the coding sequence TTGATCGATGTTAATAAATTCGAGAGTATGCAAATTGGTTTAGCATCACCCGACAAGATTCGTATCTGGTCATACGGTGAAGTTAAAAAACCTGAAACAATCAACTATCGAACACTTAAGCCTGAAAAAGACGGATTGTTTGATGAACGAATTTTCGGACCAACCAAAGATTATGAATGTGCCTGTGGTAAGTACAAACGTATTCGTTATAAGGGCATTGTTTGTGATCGTTGCGGTGTTGAAGTTACAAAGTCAAAAGTTCGTCGTGAACGTATGGGTCATATCGAACTTGCAGCTCCTGTAACTCATATTTGGTACTTCAAGGGTATCCCTAGTCGTATGGGACTTGTTTTGGATATGAGTCCTCGTTCACTTGAAGAAATCATTTACTTCGCTTCATATGTTGTTATTGATGGCGGCAAAACACCACTTGAAAAGAAGCAATTGTTAACTGAACGTGAGTATCGTGACAAGTTAGCCGAATATGGTAATGAGTTTGTCGCAAAAATTGGTGGAGAAGCTATTCATGCTCTTTTGGCAACCGTTGATTTAGAAAAAGAAGCGGCTGACTTAAAAGAAGAACTAAAGGAAGCTTCTGGACAAAAACGAACTCGTGCAGTTCGTCGTTTGGACATCGTTGAAGCCTTCATTAAGTCTGGTAATAAACCAGAATGGATGGTAATGGATGCAATTCCAGTTATTCCACCTGATTTACGTCCAATGGTTCAATTGGATGGTGGCCGTTTTGCAACTTCTGATTTGAATGATTTATACCGACGGGTAATTAACCGTAACAATCGACTTAAACGTTTGTTAGACCTGAACGCTCCTGGTATTATTGTCCAAAATGAAAAGCGTATGTTGCAGGAAGCAGTTGATGCTTTGATTGATAATGGTCGTCGTGGTCGTCCCGTTGCTGGTCCTGGTAACCGTCCTTTGAAGTCACTTTCACACATGCTTAAAGGTAAGCAAGGACGTTTCCGTCAAAACTTACTTGGAAAACGTGTTGATTATTCTGGACGTTCCGTTATTGACGTTGGACCTTCGTTGAAGATGAACCAAATGGGACTTCCAGTTCCGATGGCTATGGAATTATTTAAGCCATTTATCATGAAAGAGTTAGTCGGTCGTGGATTAGCTTCAAATATTAAGAATGCTAAACGTAAGATTGACCGCAAAGATGATGATGTATATGACGTTTTAGAAGAAGTTATCAAGGAACATCCAGTTCTTTTAAACCGAGCACCTACTTTGCATCGACTGGGTATTCAAGCTTTTGAGCCTGTCCTTGTTAGTGGGAAAGCAATGCGTTTACATCCTCTTGCCTGTGAAGCTTATAATGCCGATTTTGATGGTGACCAAATGGCTATCCATGTTCCGCTTTCAAATGAAGCACAAGCTGAAGCTCGTTTATTGATGCTTGCTGCACATCATATCTTAGCTCCTAAGGATGGAAAACCAGTTGTTACTCCATCTCAAGATATGGTTATTGGTAACTACTGGTTGACAATGGAATCAGCTGAAGTTGCCGGTGAAGGTATGATTTTTAATGATCTAAATGAAATACGTTTAGCCCTTCAAAATGGTTATGTTGAAATTCATAGTCGAATTGGTATCCGTGCCAACTCAATGGCAAAGAAACAATTCACTGATGACCAGCGTAATAAAATCTTAGTTACAACTGTTGGTAAAGTTTTATTTAATGATATCTTGCCAGAAGATTTTATCTATTTGAATGCTCCAACTAACACAAACCTTGTGGACAAGACTCCAGATGAATACTTCCTTGATTCTGGTGAGGATATTCATGCTTATCTACAACAAAAGCCTTTGATTTTACCATTTAAATCTGGATTTTTGAGTGATATTATTGCGGAAGTTTATAAGAAGTATAAAGTTACTGCAACTTCACTTTTACTTGATCGCATGAAGGATCTTGGATTTTATCGTTCTACATTATCTGGATTAACTGTTGGTATCTCTGATATCACTAATCTTCCTGATAAACCTGCAATTATTGCTGAAGCTCATAAACAAGTTGCAACTGTAACAAAACAATTCCGTCGTGGGTTGATTACAGATGACGAACGTTATGAACGTGTTATTGGTATCTGGAATGATGCTAAAGATGATATTCAACAACGTTTGATGGATAGCTTTGATTCACAGAACCCAATCTTTATGATGAGTGACTCAGGGGCTCGTGGTAATATTTCTAACTTTACCCAGCTTGCTGGTATGCGTGGATTGATGGCTGCTCCTAATGGTAAGATCATGGAATTGCCAATTCTTTCAAACTTCCGTGAAGGACTTAGTGTTTTGGAAATGTTTATTTCTACTCATGGGGCCCGTAAAGGTATGACGGATACTGCTTTGAAGACTGCTAACTCAGGTTACCTGACTCGTCGTCTTGTTGATGTTGCTCAAGATGTAATTGTTCGTGAAAAAGACTGTGGTACAGATCGTGGATTATTAATTACAGCAATTGCTGAAGGTAATGAAATGATTGAACCTCTTTACGATCGTATCTTGGGACGTTATGCAATGAAGTCAGTTTTGAATCCTGAAAACGGTGAAGTAATTGTTCCTGCTAATGCTTTGATTGATGAAGCTGCTGCGGCAGCAATCATGGAAGCTGGTATTCAAGAAGTAACAATTCGTTCAGCCTTTACATGCAACACTAAACATGGTGTGTGTGAAAAATGTTATGGTCGTAACATGGCTACTGGTGACCGCGTTGAAGTTGGAGAAGCAGTTGGTACTGTTGCTGCTCAATCAATTGGTGAACCCGGTACTCAGCTGACTATGCGTAACTTCCATACTGGTGGTGTTGCTGGTAGCGAAGATATTACTCAAGGATTGCCACGTATTCAAGAAATTGTTGAATCACGTAATCCTAAAGGACGTGCTGAAATTTCCGAAGTCACTGGTACGGTCGAATCAATTGAGGAAGACCCAGCTGAAAGGACTAAGGATATTACGATCAAGGGCGAAAATGATACACGAACATATACGTTACCAATTATGGCACGAATGCGTGTTGCTGAAGGTGACTATATCCATCGTGGTTCAGCTCTTAATGAGGGTTCAATCGATCCTAAGGAACTTCTTAAAGTTCGAGATGTACTTTCAACCGAAAACTACCTGCTAAGTGAAATTCAAAAAGTTTACCGTATGCAAGGTGTAGAGATTAGTGATAAGCACGTTGAAATCATGATTCGTCAAATGCTTCGTAAGGTCCGTGTCATGGATCCTGGTGATACTGATATTTTACCTGGTACATTAATGGATATTGATGATTTTAAACAAGGAAATTACCAAACATTAATTAACGGTGGTATTCCTGCAACATCACGTCCCGTTATTCTTGGTATTACGAAGGCTGCTTTGGAAACAAATAGTTTCTTGTCGGCTGCTTCATTCCAGGAAACAACTCGTGTTCTTACGGATGCCGCTATTCGTGGTAAGAATGATCCACTAGTTGGTCTTAAGGAAAATGTTATCATTGGTAAGATTATTCCTGCTGGTACTGGTATGGGTGATTACCGTCATATTAAGCCAGAAGTTGTGGGAGCTGCAGTTGACAGTCAACCACAATCATTGAGCGATGTTGAAAAAGAATTAAATACAAATGAAACTGCTAAATAA